The following proteins are co-located in the Nonlabens ponticola genome:
- a CDS encoding metal-dependent hydrolase family protein: MKNSFLLTLAVFCCMLLGAQQTTTFIHAGHLLDTESGKWMDEVTIRINGNEVSEVSKGYKNIPQDVKYFDLKDQWVLPGLTDMHVHMETEYNPQAYISKFVDDPADVAFNAVGYAETTLMTGFTTVRDLGGSGINISLRDAINKGKVPGPRIFTSGKSIASTGGHADPTNGGNQAFMGDPGPREGVANGTDEAREAVRHRYKNGADCIKITATGGVLSVAKNGSNPQFTLEEIKAITSTASDYGMHVAAHAHGDEGMRRAVEGGVKTIEHGTYMSDETMDLMKKMNCYLVPTITAGKEVALKAEVDGFYPEIVVPKARAVGPQIQGTFARAYKRGVPIVFGTDAGVYAHGKNAMEFYYMVEAGMPAIEAIQSATITPAKILDLEDKMGQVKKGFYADIISVDENPVKNVKALESVNFVMKDGVVYKN; encoded by the coding sequence ATGAAGAATAGCTTTTTACTCACACTCGCAGTATTCTGTTGCATGCTGCTAGGCGCACAGCAAACGACCACCTTTATCCATGCTGGTCATTTACTAGATACTGAGTCTGGTAAATGGATGGATGAGGTGACCATCAGGATTAATGGCAATGAAGTAAGTGAGGTTTCTAAAGGTTATAAAAACATACCTCAAGATGTCAAATACTTTGACCTCAAGGATCAATGGGTATTGCCAGGCCTTACTGACATGCACGTGCACATGGAAACAGAATACAATCCGCAGGCGTACATTTCAAAATTTGTAGACGATCCAGCAGATGTGGCATTCAATGCCGTAGGTTATGCAGAAACCACTTTGATGACTGGATTTACAACGGTGCGTGATCTTGGTGGATCGGGTATCAATATATCATTACGTGATGCCATCAATAAAGGTAAGGTTCCTGGACCGCGCATATTTACATCAGGCAAATCTATCGCCAGTACTGGTGGTCATGCAGACCCAACAAACGGCGGTAATCAAGCATTCATGGGCGATCCTGGACCTCGTGAAGGTGTAGCAAACGGAACCGACGAGGCTCGCGAGGCTGTGCGTCACCGCTATAAAAATGGCGCAGACTGTATAAAAATCACAGCAACTGGTGGCGTGTTGAGTGTCGCAAAAAACGGTAGCAATCCGCAGTTTACTCTAGAAGAAATCAAAGCGATTACCAGCACAGCATCAGATTACGGCATGCACGTGGCAGCTCACGCGCATGGCGATGAAGGTATGCGACGCGCTGTTGAAGGTGGCGTCAAGACCATTGAGCATGGAACTTATATGAGTGATGAAACCATGGATCTCATGAAAAAAATGAATTGTTATCTAGTTCCTACCATCACAGCTGGAAAAGAAGTAGCACTCAAAGCTGAGGTGGACGGATTCTATCCAGAAATCGTTGTGCCCAAAGCAAGAGCCGTTGGCCCACAAATTCAAGGAACTTTTGCTAGAGCCTATAAAAGAGGTGTGCCAATTGTTTTTGGAACCGATGCAGGGGTATACGCGCACGGTAAGAATGCCATGGAATTCTATTACATGGTAGAAGCTGGAATGCCAGCAATCGAGGCGATTCAGAGTGCCACGATCACACCAGCCAAAATCCTCGACCTGGAAGACAAAATGGGTCAGGTGAAAAAAGGTTTCTATGCAGACATCATCTCCGTTGATGAGAATCCAGTCAAAAATGTCAAAGCACTAGAAAGCGTCAACTTTGTCATGAAGGATGGTGTGGTTTATAAAAACTAG
- a CDS encoding nucleoside deaminase: MLEPFDDTYFMQKALQEAQNAFDRGEIPVGAVIVTDNRIIAKGHNLTETLTDVTAHAEMQAITAGSSFLGGKYLKDCTLYVTLEPCQMCAGALYWSQITRVVFGASDDHRGYRKMGTQLHPKTQVTKGILATECSDLLNQFFAARRRLN, encoded by the coding sequence ATGTTAGAACCATTTGACGATACCTATTTTATGCAGAAAGCTTTGCAAGAAGCTCAAAACGCCTTTGATCGTGGCGAGATTCCCGTAGGTGCCGTGATTGTGACTGACAACAGGATCATCGCTAAAGGCCACAATCTCACTGAAACACTGACTGACGTGACTGCACATGCAGAGATGCAAGCCATTACAGCTGGGTCAAGTTTTCTAGGCGGTAAATATCTAAAGGATTGTACGCTGTACGTGACACTTGAGCCGTGTCAAATGTGCGCTGGCGCATTATATTGGTCTCAAATCACTCGTGTTGTTTTTGGTGCGAGCGATGATCATCGTGGTTATCGCAAGATGGGAACTCAATTGCATCCCAAAACTCAAGTCACCAAGGGCATCCTAGCAACGGAATGCAGCGATTTATTGAATCAATTTTTTGCGGCTAGACGCAGGCTCAATTGA
- a CDS encoding type II toxin-antitoxin system RelE/ParE family toxin has translation MNYRFSSRGLKDLEKTSEFYIELYGEVTAKRIIVDIFDFISSLSMNEDIHKIGVIDPQFENHQFEYRKVFFRYLKINYRVSRSTLFIMRVFDSR, from the coding sequence ATGAATTATCGTTTTTCGTCAAGAGGACTTAAAGATTTAGAAAAAACATCTGAGTTCTACATAGAGCTATATGGCGAGGTCACAGCGAAACGGATCATCGTGGACATTTTTGATTTTATTAGTTCACTTTCAATGAATGAGGATATACATAAAATAGGTGTTATAGATCCACAGTTTGAAAATCATCAATTTGAATATCGCAAGGTGTTTTTCAGATATCTCAAAATAAATTACCGTGTTTCAAGAAGCACGCTATTTATCATGCGAGTCTTCGACTCTAGGTAA
- a CDS encoding T9SS type A sorting domain-containing protein yields MKKVILAALALSLIAVCAYMIYTPDVELSAMELKREKHREFIANSPFSDSKDLTKAQRKSMSLPPNAYNERMWELTMNPELGYPTPYVVDAQRAVNASIAKSTPGSEASPWIERGPLNVGGRTRVVFYDPNDVGANNGDGTDYNRVFAGGVGGGLWVNDNIESANSRWNQVPGLASSLNISCFAIDPTDSNTIYLGTGEQYTDGASIGNGVYKSTDGGDTWEQVNIQPAFDEDLTNGSDIFKSGVFFVNDLIVREVDGGTEVYAGIGAAFYGAPNFNFQNPRNFLGTQNAGLYRSTDDGDSWSRIEDEDLEYDFNGLTFYTIPNDFELSADNTLYFGSIDATGVNVGGGRIFSSSDGTDWTELFEIGSGDRVEISPSATNPNKFYVLAQVAGQANIYLTENGFATLDQISEPDDADNGIPASDFTRGQSFYDLVIETDPEDDDQLYVGGINIHRSRDAGDSWDQISRWSNNPNMDNLSVPFVHADIHSIAFKPGDSNEGVIGSDGGVSIVESFARATRSSGAIENRNLGYNVTQFYYGDIAATDFEDGDEFVGGTQDNGSQVFNNSNVAGGLSNSFDPIGGDGSFSAVDSESGYVVLGFTSRNHYYFDYPLNPDRAGLFDYINRGEAYTISSESDGDFINVGEVDRAFDIFYSNSRGGSGGGGSTTITACELGANSADCNEINVPAVSGSRPTALTASPFAAVNPVLFIGTEDSRVLRVDNTLDANPVTTDISGDDFLGSASDIRIGETELEIYVTMHNYGINNIWYTNDGGLNWSQKDGDLPDLPVKAILPNPLVENEVIIGTEMGIYVTTDFDSDSPTWTLTVNGMSTVKVLDLDLREADNTILATTHGRGLFTGQFTTAGIGSASAPISQLNVYPTQVTNELNIESSKNFSSATIKIFDLNGHEVMTLNRDLGNANSKINVAGLSSGLYLLQAQSQGLNETIKFVKE; encoded by the coding sequence ATGAAAAAAGTTATCCTTGCTGCCCTAGCACTTTCACTTATAGCCGTTTGCGCTTACATGATCTACACTCCAGATGTAGAATTATCTGCCATGGAGTTAAAGCGTGAAAAACACAGAGAATTCATTGCAAATTCACCGTTCAGCGACTCAAAGGACCTTACAAAAGCTCAACGTAAAAGCATGAGCCTACCTCCTAATGCTTACAATGAGCGCATGTGGGAATTAACGATGAATCCAGAATTAGGATATCCAACACCGTATGTTGTGGATGCACAGCGTGCCGTAAATGCCTCGATTGCAAAGAGCACGCCTGGAAGTGAAGCCTCACCCTGGATAGAACGAGGACCGCTCAATGTAGGTGGTCGTACAAGAGTTGTTTTTTATGACCCAAATGATGTAGGAGCTAATAATGGTGACGGCACTGATTATAACCGTGTATTTGCTGGTGGTGTAGGCGGTGGACTATGGGTTAATGATAATATTGAAAGTGCCAATAGTCGATGGAATCAAGTTCCAGGTCTAGCGTCAAGTCTAAACATAAGCTGTTTTGCTATTGACCCAACAGATAGTAATACTATCTATCTGGGTACTGGTGAACAATATACGGACGGTGCATCGATAGGAAATGGAGTATATAAGTCAACTGATGGTGGAGACACTTGGGAACAAGTAAATATCCAACCTGCCTTTGATGAAGACCTGACTAACGGATCAGACATTTTCAAATCAGGAGTGTTTTTTGTCAATGATTTGATCGTTAGAGAAGTTGATGGTGGTACAGAGGTTTATGCTGGAATAGGCGCAGCATTCTATGGCGCACCTAACTTTAACTTTCAGAATCCTAGAAACTTTCTAGGAACTCAAAATGCTGGACTATACCGCAGTACAGATGATGGCGATAGTTGGTCTAGAATTGAGGATGAAGACTTAGAATATGATTTTAATGGTTTGACTTTTTATACAATACCCAACGACTTTGAGTTAAGTGCAGATAACACGCTTTACTTTGGAAGCATAGATGCAACTGGAGTCAATGTAGGTGGTGGTCGTATTTTTTCAAGCAGCGACGGTACTGATTGGACTGAATTATTTGAAATAGGCAGTGGTGATCGTGTTGAGATAAGCCCATCTGCAACTAATCCTAATAAATTCTACGTCCTTGCCCAAGTAGCTGGTCAGGCAAACATTTATTTGACCGAAAACGGATTTGCCACCTTAGATCAAATATCAGAGCCGGACGATGCAGACAACGGTATTCCTGCAAGCGATTTTACTCGTGGGCAGTCTTTCTATGATCTTGTGATAGAAACAGATCCAGAAGATGATGATCAGTTATATGTAGGTGGTATCAACATACACCGTTCACGCGATGCTGGTGACAGCTGGGATCAAATTTCTAGATGGTCAAACAATCCCAATATGGACAATTTGAGTGTCCCATTTGTTCATGCAGATATTCATAGTATTGCCTTTAAGCCTGGTGATTCTAATGAAGGTGTGATTGGAAGTGATGGTGGTGTTTCCATTGTAGAATCATTTGCTAGGGCAACAAGATCTTCCGGAGCCATTGAAAACCGCAATTTAGGCTACAACGTTACTCAATTTTATTACGGTGATATCGCTGCCACAGACTTTGAAGATGGTGATGAATTCGTTGGTGGAACTCAAGATAATGGATCTCAGGTTTTCAATAATTCTAATGTAGCAGGTGGATTAAGCAACAGCTTTGATCCTATAGGTGGTGATGGCTCATTCTCTGCTGTTGATTCTGAAAGTGGTTACGTAGTTTTAGGTTTTACTAGTCGTAATCATTACTATTTTGATTATCCACTTAATCCTGATAGGGCTGGATTATTTGATTATATCAATCGTGGCGAGGCATACACTATTTCAAGTGAGTCTGACGGTGATTTTATTAATGTAGGTGAGGTTGATCGTGCTTTTGATATTTTTTATTCTAATTCACGTGGCGGCAGCGGTGGCGGTGGCAGCACCACGATAACCGCATGTGAGCTGGGTGCCAACTCTGCTGACTGTAATGAAATCAATGTTCCCGCTGTAAGCGGCTCACGACCAACAGCTCTGACCGCATCTCCATTTGCGGCAGTTAATCCAGTTCTTTTTATTGGAACAGAAGATTCAAGAGTTTTAAGAGTTGACAATACACTGGATGCAAACCCTGTTACAACAGATATTTCTGGAGATGACTTTTTAGGAAGTGCCTCTGATATACGCATAGGTGAAACCGAACTAGAAATTTATGTCACCATGCATAATTACGGCATCAATAACATCTGGTATACTAACGACGGTGGACTTAATTGGTCTCAAAAAGATGGCGATTTACCAGACTTACCTGTAAAAGCTATTCTCCCAAACCCGCTTGTAGAAAACGAGGTGATTATAGGAACTGAAATGGGAATCTATGTAACTACAGACTTTGACAGCGATAGCCCTACATGGACATTGACTGTAAACGGCATGAGTACAGTAAAAGTTCTCGATCTAGATCTAAGAGAAGCTGACAATACGATTCTAGCTACCACTCACGGTCGCGGATTATTCACAGGGCAGTTTACCACAGCTGGAATAGGTAGCGCAAGCGCGCCAATCTCGCAGCTCAATGTTTATCCAACTCAAGTTACCAATGAGCTAAACATAGAAAGCTCTAAAAATTTCTCAAGTGCGACTATTAAAATATTTGACTTGAATGGTCACGAGGTAATGACACTTAACCGTGATTTAGGTAATGCTAATTCTAAAATCAACGTGGCTGGTTTAAGTTCTGGATTGTATCTCTTGCAGGCACAATCCCAAGGACTGAACGAAACCATCAAATTTGTAAAAGAATAG
- a CDS encoding TetR family transcriptional regulator C-terminal domain-containing protein, which produces MATVKKTTAKKAIKKKKEITRQDVITAYMEYVLEHEKTPKSVYKFAKENNMTEQEFYNFFGSFDGLRKDIWNTFFTMTMDVAHKNEDYAHFSNREKMLTFFYTFFELLTLNRSYVLFALQENQHMMNKMNELKGLRKHVKNFAKDLIMQRNESKTNILLERSETVYSEGAWVQMIFLLKFWMDDDSAGFEKTDMAIEKSVNTIFDVFDNTPLDSVFDFGKFLWKERMS; this is translated from the coding sequence ATGGCAACTGTTAAGAAAACAACCGCTAAAAAAGCAATTAAAAAGAAAAAAGAGATCACTCGTCAAGATGTGATTACCGCATACATGGAATATGTTCTTGAGCACGAGAAAACGCCTAAGAGCGTTTACAAATTTGCTAAGGAAAACAATATGACCGAGCAGGAATTCTATAATTTCTTCGGCAGTTTTGATGGATTGCGCAAGGATATCTGGAATACCTTCTTTACCATGACTATGGACGTGGCTCATAAAAATGAGGATTATGCACACTTCTCAAATCGCGAGAAGATGCTCACCTTTTTCTACACCTTCTTTGAATTATTGACGCTCAACCGCAGTTATGTGCTCTTTGCTCTACAGGAGAATCAGCACATGATGAACAAGATGAATGAGCTCAAAGGATTACGCAAGCACGTGAAAAACTTTGCGAAAGATCTTATCATGCAACGCAACGAGTCTAAGACCAATATCCTACTAGAACGTTCTGAAACAGTTTATAGCGAGGGCGCATGGGTACAGATGATCTTCCTACTCAAATTCTGGATGGACGACGACAGCGCTGGTTTTGAAAAGACTGATATGGCGATTGAGAAGTCAGTCAACACGATTTTTGATGTTTTCGACAATACGCCATTGGATTCTGTTTTTGATTTCGGCAAGTTCTTGTGGAAAGAGCGTATGTCGTAG
- a CDS encoding toxin-antitoxin system YwqK family antitoxin, producing MKNIIVIAALMIGTLAYAQEIKPKFEKMDDGLLKATYFHDNGEIAQEGTFLDKQRHGEWISYDQDGKKTAQAQYTLNQKTGKWFFWHNDLLTEVDYNGDQIVSVNKWVDQDAVASNRP from the coding sequence ATGAAAAATATAATCGTTATTGCCGCTTTGATGATAGGTACCCTAGCCTATGCACAAGAGATCAAACCAAAATTTGAAAAAATGGATGATGGATTGCTCAAAGCAACCTATTTTCATGACAATGGCGAGATTGCTCAAGAGGGAACATTTCTAGACAAGCAACGTCATGGCGAGTGGATCAGTTATGATCAAGATGGAAAGAAAACTGCACAAGCGCAATACACCTTAAATCAGAAGACAGGCAAATGGTTCTTCTGGCACAATGACCTTCTTACTGAGGTCGACTATAATGGCGATCAAATAGTATCAGTCAACAAATGGGTAGATCAAGATGCTGTTGCCAGTAATAGGCCATAA
- the aspS gene encoding aspartate--tRNA ligase has translation MYRSHDCGSLRAADINKKVTLAGWVQKTRDKGFMVWVDLRDRYGVTQLIFDEERTDKVMLEKAQQLGREFVIQVTGQVIERESKNPKMPTGDIEILVKELKILSESKTPPFTIEDKTDGGEELRMKYRYLDIRRNPVRENLIFRSRVAMEVRNFLAGKDFVEVETPVLIKSTPEGARDFVVPSRMNEGQFYALPQSPQTFKQLLMVGGLDKYFQIVKCFRDEDLRADRQPEFTQIDCEMSFVEQEDVLNIFEEMTRHLLKKVKNVDVADFPRMTYAQAMEKYGNDKPDIRFGMEFGDISAFAKAKDFKIFNEAELVVGIAIQGGASMTRKEIDKLIDWVKRPQVGAMGMVYVKCNEDGTFKSSVDKFYDQEDLAKWADATSAKAGDLIAVLSGPANKTRAQLSALRMEMAERLGLRKADEFAPLWVVDFPLLEWDEDTQRYHAMHHPFTSPKPEDIDRLESDPGNVRANAYDLVLNGNEIGGGSVRIFDKKLQALMFDHLGFTPEEARAQFGFLMDAFEYGAPPHAGLAFGFDRLVSILGGQETIRDFIAFPKNNNGRDVMIDAPSALDQEQLEELNLKVTVDGSTE, from the coding sequence ATGTACAGATCGCACGATTGTGGTAGCCTGCGCGCCGCCGATATCAATAAAAAAGTAACACTTGCTGGATGGGTTCAAAAAACCAGAGATAAAGGTTTTATGGTATGGGTCGATCTGCGCGATCGATATGGTGTGACGCAGCTTATTTTTGATGAGGAGCGTACTGATAAAGTCATGCTTGAAAAAGCACAGCAACTAGGTCGTGAGTTTGTGATCCAAGTCACTGGTCAGGTGATTGAGCGTGAGTCCAAGAATCCCAAAATGCCTACAGGCGATATCGAGATATTAGTCAAGGAACTCAAGATCTTGAGTGAGTCCAAGACACCACCTTTTACCATTGAAGACAAGACAGACGGCGGCGAGGAATTGCGCATGAAATACCGTTATCTAGATATACGTCGCAATCCAGTGCGTGAGAACTTGATTTTCCGTTCTCGAGTGGCGATGGAAGTACGCAATTTTCTAGCGGGTAAAGACTTTGTTGAGGTAGAAACACCTGTCTTGATCAAATCCACACCAGAAGGTGCTCGGGATTTTGTCGTGCCTTCTAGAATGAATGAAGGTCAGTTTTATGCCTTGCCACAATCGCCACAAACCTTTAAACAATTGTTGATGGTAGGTGGTCTGGATAAGTATTTCCAGATTGTCAAGTGTTTCCGTGATGAAGATCTTCGAGCAGATCGCCAGCCAGAGTTCACACAAATAGACTGCGAGATGTCATTTGTAGAGCAGGAAGACGTGCTCAACATCTTTGAAGAAATGACGCGCCACCTGCTCAAGAAGGTGAAAAATGTTGATGTTGCAGACTTTCCAAGGATGACATACGCGCAAGCGATGGAAAAGTATGGTAATGACAAACCAGACATTCGATTTGGTATGGAGTTCGGTGATATTTCCGCTTTCGCGAAAGCTAAAGACTTCAAAATCTTTAATGAAGCAGAACTAGTCGTGGGAATCGCTATACAAGGTGGTGCAAGCATGACTCGCAAGGAAATCGATAAACTCATCGACTGGGTCAAGAGACCGCAAGTAGGTGCGATGGGAATGGTGTATGTGAAATGTAACGAGGACGGTACGTTTAAATCTAGCGTTGATAAATTCTATGATCAGGAAGATCTTGCTAAATGGGCAGACGCCACCAGCGCTAAAGCAGGTGATTTAATCGCGGTATTATCTGGACCAGCCAATAAAACCAGAGCACAATTGAGCGCCTTGCGCATGGAAATGGCAGAACGATTAGGACTGCGCAAAGCCGATGAATTTGCACCATTATGGGTTGTGGATTTCCCACTGTTGGAATGGGATGAGGATACGCAGCGCTATCACGCGATGCACCATCCATTTACATCGCCTAAACCAGAAGATATTGACAGATTAGAATCAGATCCAGGTAACGTGCGCGCAAATGCCTATGACCTTGTATTGAATGGTAACGAGATAGGCGGCGGTTCTGTACGAATTTTTGACAAGAAGTTGCAGGCTTTGATGTTTGATCATTTAGGATTCACGCCAGAAGAGGCTCGAGCGCAATTCGGTTTCCTGATGGACGCGTTTGAATATGGCGCGCCACCACACGCAGGTTTAGCTTTTGGTTTTGATAGATTGGTTTCCATTCTAGGCGGCCAAGAAACGATTAGAGACTTTATCGCTTTCCCTAAAAACAACAATGGTCGTGATGTGATGATCGATGCACCATCGGCTCTAGATCAAGAACAATTGGAAGAATTGAACTTGAAAGTTACTGTAGACGGGAGCACAGAATAA
- a CDS encoding ABC1 kinase family protein: MKTLDKIPTSKLGRTTEMVKTGAKIGANYIKYYSKKAINPSMDRSSLDEDNASDIYDGLKNLKGSALKVAQMLSMDKSLLPGAYVEKFSLAQFSVPPLSAPLVRKTFKKYQGAFPEEIYDKFSKDSINAASIGQVHKAEKDGKELAVKIQYPGVADSISSDLAMVKPIAIKMFNLKGEDSKRYFAEVEDKLLEETDYNLEVEQSISITEACSHIPNLKFPTYYPDLSSKRIITMDWMKGQHLSEYAQTGFSEVTGNKLGQTLWDFYMFQMHGLKAVHADPHPGNFLISPDEELIAIDFGCIKQIPDEFYTPYFELAVPASINNPEIFREKLFQLEILREDDSDAEIDYFSRLFHEMLTLFTKPFQEQEFNFADATFWDQISSLSEKYSNDKELRKMNGNRGSKHFLYINRTFFGLYNLLHDLKATVRTRDYVKYLDEKGFKNHPAL; encoded by the coding sequence ATGAAAACACTAGATAAAATACCTACCAGTAAATTGGGCCGCACCACCGAAATGGTGAAAACGGGTGCCAAAATAGGTGCGAATTACATAAAGTATTATTCAAAAAAGGCGATCAATCCATCCATGGATAGATCATCACTGGATGAAGATAATGCTAGTGATATTTATGACGGTCTCAAGAATTTAAAAGGTAGCGCGCTCAAGGTGGCGCAAATGCTTTCCATGGACAAGAGTTTGCTGCCTGGTGCCTATGTAGAAAAATTTAGCCTGGCACAATTTAGCGTGCCACCACTGTCTGCACCATTAGTGCGCAAGACGTTTAAGAAATACCAAGGTGCTTTTCCTGAAGAGATTTATGATAAATTCTCGAAGGATTCCATAAATGCGGCAAGTATAGGTCAAGTGCATAAAGCCGAGAAAGATGGCAAAGAACTGGCGGTTAAAATCCAGTATCCAGGCGTGGCAGACTCTATAAGCAGCGATCTGGCTATGGTAAAGCCTATCGCCATAAAGATGTTCAACCTTAAAGGCGAGGATTCAAAACGCTATTTTGCCGAGGTTGAAGACAAACTGCTGGAAGAAACCGATTATAATCTAGAGGTAGAGCAAAGCATTTCAATAACCGAGGCTTGCTCGCATATTCCCAATTTAAAATTTCCTACTTATTATCCTGATCTTTCCAGCAAGCGCATTATCACCATGGACTGGATGAAAGGCCAGCATTTGAGTGAGTATGCTCAAACGGGATTCTCAGAGGTGACAGGAAATAAATTAGGACAAACGCTTTGGGATTTTTATATGTTCCAGATGCATGGCCTCAAAGCCGTACATGCAGATCCACATCCTGGTAACTTCTTGATCTCACCAGATGAAGAATTGATTGCCATCGATTTTGGGTGTATCAAACAAATTCCTGACGAATTTTACACACCATATTTTGAACTTGCGGTACCAGCAAGTATTAATAATCCTGAGATTTTTAGAGAGAAACTTTTTCAGCTAGAAATATTGAGAGAAGACGATAGCGATGCAGAAATCGACTACTTCTCACGATTGTTTCACGAGATGTTGACTTTATTTACTAAGCCTTTCCAAGAACAAGAGTTCAATTTTGCAGACGCCACATTTTGGGATCAGATCAGCTCACTGAGTGAAAAATACAGCAACGATAAAGAATTGCGCAAAATGAACGGTAATCGCGGCAGTAAGCACTTCTTGTATATCAATCGCACATTCTTTGGTCTTTACAACTTGCTACACGATTTAAAAGCAACCGTGCGCACGAGAGACTATGTGAAATATCTGGATGAGAAAGGATTTAAGAATCATCCAGCTTTGTAG
- a CDS encoding 1-deoxy-D-xylulose-5-phosphate synthase produces the protein MARDLLSTIHDPVDLRRFRESELPKIAQELREFIIDIVATKEGHLGASLGVVELTIALHYVFDTPNDLLVWDVGHQAYGHKILTGRRDVFHTNRELNGISGFPKRSESEYDTFGVGHSSTSISAALGMAMASNLQSNARKHIAVIGDASIASGMAFEALNHAGVSGADLLVILNDNAIGIDPAVGALKDYLTKTKSGKETGRDNIFEALNFDYSGPIDGHDLPLLINELKRQKSSKGPRLLHVRTTKGKGLKQAELDQVRYHAPGKFDKVTGDIPQRDDSELPPKFQDVFGHTLLELAHQNDKIIGITPAMPTGSSMKIMMDTYPDRAFDVGIAEQHAVTLAAGMATQGLIPFCNIYSTFLQRAYDQVIHDVALQKLPVVFCLDRAGLVGQDGATHHGAFDLAYLNCIPDLLIAAPMDAVDLRNLMFTAQKGLELPIAIRYPRGRCHIIEWKQDFKEIEIGSSRQLSNGRNIAVLSIGPLGVMVQKLIKSEDLNVTHIDMRFLKPLDATVLDEVFDKHHHVITMEDGTKAGGLGSAVCDYAFAKAYTGKIHKLGLPDSFIEQGPTSDLHKIAGIDRETLLKLIESL, from the coding sequence ATGGCACGAGACCTACTTTCTACCATTCACGATCCTGTGGATTTAAGACGCTTTCGCGAAAGCGAACTACCCAAAATCGCACAGGAATTAAGAGAGTTCATTATTGATATTGTAGCCACTAAAGAAGGTCATTTAGGCGCTAGTTTAGGTGTGGTTGAATTGACAATCGCCTTGCATTATGTGTTTGACACACCAAATGATCTACTGGTTTGGGACGTAGGGCACCAGGCTTATGGTCACAAGATTTTGACGGGTAGGCGTGATGTTTTTCATACCAATAGAGAGTTAAATGGTATCTCTGGTTTTCCCAAACGTTCAGAAAGTGAATATGACACTTTTGGCGTAGGTCATAGTTCTACATCAATCAGTGCAGCTTTGGGTATGGCGATGGCCAGCAATTTACAAAGCAACGCTAGAAAACATATCGCCGTCATAGGCGACGCCAGTATCGCCAGCGGTATGGCGTTTGAAGCCTTGAATCACGCTGGAGTTAGTGGTGCTGATTTACTAGTTATACTTAACGATAATGCTATAGGTATTGATCCTGCGGTAGGTGCGCTCAAGGATTACCTCACCAAAACCAAATCTGGTAAAGAAACGGGTCGCGATAATATTTTTGAAGCGCTCAATTTTGATTATTCTGGTCCTATTGATGGACATGACTTGCCATTACTGATTAATGAACTCAAGCGACAGAAGAGTTCGAAAGGGCCACGATTACTTCATGTGCGTACTACAAAAGGTAAAGGCCTCAAACAAGCAGAGCTCGACCAAGTGCGCTATCACGCACCTGGAAAATTTGATAAAGTTACTGGTGATATACCACAGCGAGATGATAGTGAATTACCGCCTAAGTTTCAGGATGTATTTGGGCATACTTTGTTAGAGCTCGCCCACCAAAATGATAAGATCATTGGAATCACGCCTGCGATGCCTACGGGTAGTTCCATGAAAATTATGATGGACACCTATCCTGATCGAGCGTTTGATGTAGGCATTGCAGAGCAGCATGCGGTGACGCTTGCCGCTGGTATGGCGACACAAGGATTAATTCCTTTTTGCAACATTTATTCGACTTTCTTACAGCGAGCTTATGACCAAGTAATACACGATGTAGCATTACAAAAGTTACCCGTAGTTTTTTGCCTGGATCGCGCCGGACTGGTAGGTCAAGATGGTGCCACGCATCATGGTGCTTTTGATCTCGCCTACTTAAACTGTATTCCAGATTTGCTTATCGCTGCACCGATGGATGCTGTGGATTTACGCAATCTGATGTTTACTGCACAGAAAGGTCTAGAACTGCCTATCGCTATACGTTATCCGCGTGGTCGATGCCATATAATAGAATGGAAGCAGGATTTTAAAGAAATCGAGATAGGTTCATCTCGTCAGCTTTCTAACGGTAGGAACATTGCTGTTTTGTCTATTGGACCATTGGGTGTTATGGTTCAGAAATTGATCAAATCAGAAGATTTAAATGTTACCCATATAGACATGCGATTTTTAAAACCTCTGGATGCAACTGTGCTTGATGAGGTATTTGATAAACACCATCATGTTATAACGATGGAAGATGGTACTAAAGCAGGTGGTTTGGGTAGTGCTGTTTGTGATTATGCTTTCGCGAAAGCGTATACGGGAAAAATCCACAAACTAGGATTGCCAGATTCATTTATAGAACAAGGTCCCACGAGTGATTTGCATAAAATTGCAGGGATCGATCGTGAGACCTTGCTAAAACTTATAGAAAGTTTGTAA